The Apus apus isolate bApuApu2 chromosome 1, bApuApu2.pri.cur, whole genome shotgun sequence nucleotide sequence GAAACAAAATGAACAGCTCATCTCCACATTAGAGATTTCAAGATTGTGGTCAAAACCGTAAGACTGCAAGATCTGCCAACCTACCACAGGGGAGTCTacttcatatatatatttcccCTCAACTTTGCAAAAAGAATTAAAGTAATTGCACACTCAAATTCCACTAACCACGTGCTTCTACAGccacaaaatcaaaaccagacaGCATCATAATAGACAAGTCCCTTGGCTTTTATGTGCTTCAATTTCTTTATGGGTATTTGTCTATTGTTGGTCTTTGCAACACAGGCTGCAGTTGTCAAATGTGCACAGGTAAGAACAACTGTTTTAatgaggggagggaaaggaaatcaATCTAATTGCATCTATGCACAGTCTTCCCAAGTCCATCTGTGTGACACGCTGCTTGCAAACAGAGGCCACTGTTCTCTGGCAAATGATGTATGTCTCTATCCAGAGTACTTCAAGTGCCAGAGCGCAGCAAACTCActaataaaaatcacattgtgAAGATGATGGTCCAGCATGTCTCCCCGTGTGATGACATGAAAGGTGCCATTAAAGAATAATGCATTCCAGCAGCCAATTGAGACAGCACATCAGATGCAGAGAAGCAAGTTTCCCTTTAGGAAAACTTCTGCTCACCAtccacagcagccacagaatcatcctggttggaatAGACATggaagatcaagtccaaccatatCCTACATCCgtcaaccataacctaatctacaTGTTCAGTGCTTACatcatgttcctaagcaccacaactatatttaaacacatccagggatggtgactccaccacctccctgtgcagcctgttctaaGCATCTAGGAAGACATTACAACAGTAAAATGTAGAATTTGTCAAGAACAAATTTTTGTCAACAGCAAATCTTTCTGACACACAGAACTATGGAGAAGCCACAAATGTGACCAACTTGGCTTTGACAGGGCTTTTAATCTAAGTCACCTGGGAGTATGGCAGACAATCCCAGTAGGGAATTATAGCCTAAGCTGAAGAGCAGTTATCAGTACTTTATGAAGAATCAACGGATCATACACTTCCTGTCACTGAAGacctttcaaaacaaattaatcacGGAATGTTTTTATTAGAGATTGCTGTAAGATTTGACAGAACTTCACCTAATCATTTAACTGAATCAACACCTCAGAAATAAAGGGAGATTAGAAACACATCACGCTCATGGTGACAGTCAACTATGATAAAGTGGAACTAAAACCGGTAATTTTGCCTGGATTAATCAAAAGACCTGTGACCCCTGTATTAACAAAAAGCTGTGACATTCCTACTTAAATGGCAAATACCAACCTTCAGCTTGTGCTCCAAAAGCACGGTGCAAACAAGGCTGCtccacaggctggaggagctggggccaATCTGAGCTGCTTGGGGCAGGTATTTAAAGCTAAGCACACACTAGCAGGCATCAGCCAGGCTCTTATGTGTCTGTTGCGTGTGTGTTTGAGTACAAAATGTGATTCAAAACTCTGATGGCTTTTAACCAACTTTGCAGCGCTCGGTTTTTGCGTGCCATCTTCAGCAAAGGGGACTCGGTCGGATGTTTCCACCAGCGCTTTTTCATCCGTGCCCCCGCACCGACATCCCGTCCCCTCCCTTCCAGCACTGCACAGAAAACCCTGCCAAGGGTAAAGACCGTCGCTCCCGGAACGCACTCCCTTCTTAAAACCCTCCAGACGCCTTCCCACGGGGTCCCTCACGAATTTCCGAGCCCGTTCCTCACCCGGAGCGGCCGGGGCGCGCAAGCGGCTGCCGAGGCGGGTACAGACCTACCGGCAGATCCCTcgggaaggagagaggggaagagcCGGGGCAAACCCGGGGCGAACCCGGAGCCCGGGGCGAGCCCGGGGCAAACCCGGGGCGAACCCGGAGCCCGGGGCAAGCCTGCCCGGCGCGCAGCGGGCCGGGCAGCAGGCGGGGCACAGCGGCGAcaccgccccgcccgccccgcggcccgcACAGCGGGGAGCGCGGCCCCTGAGGGGGGCCCCGGGCGGGCCCCGCGGCCGCTGCTCCGCCCGCTCAGCACCtcccgccccggggccgcgccTCGCCCGTGCCGCCCGCCTCAGcagccgccccgcagcccggggGGTGCcccggggggcccggggggggcccggggggggcccggggggcccGGCCGCGCTCACCATGGCGACGACGGCGACGGCGCGCGAGCAGCCGCGCCCTGGCAACCgaagccccgcccccccgctCGGCGCGGGGATTGGGCGAGAGGCGGCACGTGCCCGGAAGCGCGCGTCCCGCGGCAGGAAGCGGAAGCTGGGCGAGGTGGCGGCGGTGGCGGGTCGGTGCTGCTGCGCGCTCCGGTAGCACCCGTggggccccgccgcccctcccGCGGGTTCCCCTCTGCCCGGCCCGGGAAGCGGACCAGTCTCTCGaggccagggcagggggggtgCGGCCGGCCtggcggcagcggggccggaGCTGGAGAGCGGTCGGGACCGGCCCCTGGGGCGCCAAGGCCCAGGGTGGGGGAGGATTCTGCCCTGTAGACCGAGAAGCCTCTTCCAGAGCGCTGGGTGGCGTCCGTCTCTCCGTTACCGGCGAGCTGCGGGGTGAGGTGAGAGCGGGCAGCTCCCCGCCCCAGGCAGCCGAGGCGCGGGGGGGCTGGGCAGCCGCGGCAGGGCCGGCGGCCGGTTCCCCAGGCCCTCGTGGGTCGTGACTCAGCCGCGTTCGTAGCAGGTTTCCTGGCGCTGCCTGTCGCCTGGGGTTCTAGAGGGCACGACATGAGCTGGGAGGCACAGTGGGTAGTGGTTCAACCAGTGAAGGAGTTTTGCCTATAGGGTTGCCATGAAAGGGGGCAGGATGTGCAGAGACGTAGACTGAGATGTTGAAAGTAGCAGGAGAGTAAGAACAGTGTGATAACATGAGCAGGGAAGGAACGGGGTCATCAGCAGGTGGTCTCAGAGGAAGCAGATTAGACCAAATGctcaaaataagttttttctttaGTATCCTTGCCTCTTATTGAACATCTGCACTTTCATGATCCTCATTTTCCCACAGATGAGTGGAgattctaaatttaaaaatgaattaacaGTAGCAATTAGCACATCATGGTATTAAATGGGGAAAAACAACTTCAGCTGTAGAATCAAAAGAGAGCAAGATGTTCCTGTATTTATAGTTTGAGAAATCTCAAGGAGAGCAAgttgtttcttttgtcttccGCTCATCACAAAAGATAAACCTGCGCTTCGCAAAACAAATCATGAATCTAGAAAGCTGGCAGCAGTGTCTTCTTCACTGCTCCCATTATCtttccagagcagagatgtGTAGCAGTGAAAGTCCAAAAAGGGGTAGCTAAGCCTTTTCAGTTTGTGGTATAAGGGAAGGAAGCAAGGGCTTTGGGACATTTCCCTTGAATGACAGGGAGAACtaaagcaaaaaccaaacagacaAGCACAGCTGGATATAATGCTGTTAATGGAAACTGGGAAACAATTGTTGTTAGTGGAAGACCCTAGAAAAGGGAGGCGAGTGGTCTGGAACTTGGGAGTTGATGGACCTGTAGTAAAGGAGGCAGGGGTCAACATAGTTTGTggataagggaaaaaaaggccaGGATGGCAGTTTGGGCCAAACTGGGGGTCAAGTTTTACTACTGGCTTAAACTAAGCATGTGCAGCCATTCCACTGACTCCTGCTTTGGATGGGAATTGGTTCTGttaaaaaaagttgtaaaaaaTTGCCATCCTTTTCTCCTCACCTCTTGTTCTGCTTTAAGCACAGTGTGGGATTTCCCTTTCTTGTGGTTCTGTGATGATCTTAGGTAATCTGTGTATGGTTGTGCAGTTGTCCTCTGAGAGTGTGACAGTTTTAAAGGGCAAGATGAAGGCTCactgaaaacaggaaggaaaccAAAGGGAGAAATCTGAGGAATGTGAACTGGAACTGGATGAGGAGCAAGAGATAGGAGCTGAAGTCCAGCTcttagtgaaaaaataaatgccagaaGTCTCTGAGGTTGGGTCCTGGTGTGGGCATTatatttttgggtttgtttttctttgttttggtgtgggttttttctctgtgctcctAAACTGGAGTTTAGAGGTTGTACTAGGAAATAGTACAAGATTAACTATCACTGTTATCTtgctaaagattttttttccttgttcctcATTTCCTTCTCAGACTTACGTAGTCAGGAAGAGCTGACTGCTAAAGAGAAAATGACATCTCTAGAAAAAGGTAGGTGGTTTACTTGATATCCAACCAGACTGGAGTAAAAGTAATTTGACTTGAATTCTAAGGACCAGAGTTACACTGTGTGCTGGGCTCCGTTCATTTAAACATATTCCTTTTAGGTAGCTCTTGGGAAGCAGTTATGTGACTTCATTATTGCAGAGAAAACCAGAGCTGCCTGGATGGAACAGTTACTGAATTTAGTTTTCTAAGCTGGCTTTGCATTGAAAAACTAGTTTGTCACTGGTATGGGCATCTGTCCATACACTTGTCTGTCAGTCCTCAAGTATTCAGAACTTAGTCCTCAAGTATTTTGGTACTGATTCAGCCAACTTGCAAGCAGGGCAGTATAATGGTGctactgcagcatttttaaaattcattattttgctAGAGGACACAGGCTCACATAAACTGCCTgcaggatgagaggaaaaaagcagtagTGTAGCTGTGTTCTAAGAAACTTTCTTGCCTTCGTCTGTTCTGAGTAAAATGCTACAATAATATTTCATTGACTGAAAACTTGGTGAACTTAAACAAAATGAATTTCAGTAAACATCATGCATACTAGGGAATTAAGAGCAGAATGCAGCATTACTGGGAATACTGGGGTCTATTGAGAAGTGAAACAGACCTGCATTGTTGGCTTTTCTTAAACCTTAACTTGGACAACTAAAACTCATGGTAGGGAGTACTTGAAAGTCTGGTAAACTTCTTAAGCTGTTAGTAGTTTTCTAGCAAAtatctgctttttatttaattattgcCTATGAAATGAGACTGATTCTGTCAGCTTCCAAAACCTGATTGTGCTTTCAAACCTATGAGTAATATTGTCAAGAATTTTCTCTTTACTAGCTCTTCTTCATGTCTGCATCTAACCTTGTATGGCAACAGGAAGTTAGGGTTAATACAACTCAAATCTGTGTCTTGCACTATCAGTATTAACGAGCAGCACACAACTTGAGTAAGGACTTTTATAACTTGTGCTTTGTAATTGCTGCTGCAAAGAGCTATTTTACGTGTGCAATTAAAAGGTAACTTTGAAGTATAGAAATAAAGTGAAGATTTACAGTGAGGCTATAATGAAGTGAAGGGTGATAAACTTTCCTCCTGCTGTGTCTCAGTTTTAGTTGATGATGCCTCTTCACCCATCCGAGGACCTGGAGATGGCATGGAAACAGAGCAGACAGCTGAATCAGTGGAAGCAATCACTGGAGCCAACACTACAAACCCTCATACCCACCAGAGCCCACATAAAAAGACAGTCTCTTCCTTGAGTCCTGGAGTTCTGCAGCTTGGGAAAGTACATGCTGATAAATCTGTGGAGATTGAAGCTGTTCGTATATTAGTCCCCAAAGCTGCTATCACCCATGTTGTTCCAACTAAAAACACTAAGGTAGCTAAATCAGTGGGACTTAAAGGAGACCCATTCCATCAGTCTGATGGAGCCACAGATCCCAGAAAAGAACAGATAGAGCTGAAAAATGCAATCGAAAAGCTAAAGAATTCAGAAAAGCGGTTGTTACAGGATAAAGAAGGTCTCTCTAATCAGCTGCGTATACAGACAGAGGTAAGAAACGAAAGGTGTTTTCCCTtacacagctgagctgctttggTTTACGTAAGCAGTCTGTGGCTATGACCAAAGAGGACTGCTGGGACACTCTAGCCTTGAAGCAGACAGTTTCCCTTTTGAACCTGTCAGCTAAGATACGGCGTACAAGTACATCTAAATAATCCAGGGCTGATCCTCTGACAACAGATTAAAGTATCAAAGGCTTGAAGCTGGGAAAAGCATGTTAGGTCACTGCAGGGAAATGGATCTTTCATTCTTTCATGAGGAGAAATTTTGCTCCTCAACTCAACCACCAAGTGAAAAATGTTATGCCATGGAAGGAGTGACTACAGTTTTCTACATAATATAATCTGTGGTTGTCTTGTCTAATACTTTCTTATTTTAGTGATTAGGGTTTGAATACTACTGGAAGTTTGTGTTTCTTGTAGTAGGCTTTCATTCTTCCTCTTCGGCATCTGTTAGGATTTAAACAAGAATGTGCTAAACGTGCATTAGTCTCAAATGCTGATGTTCACTGGAGTGGATTGTGAGGCTTAATATACTAGGCATTGGAATTGTCCCATTCTGGAAAGTGAGGCAATTTATTGTTAGGTATTTGCAGTAACTTGCACTGCGGAAGTAGGAGGTGTTTGGTTCTATACTGATAATTGCAAGACAGTCTGATCTGACTCTAGGTGAATCGGGAGCTGAAGAAGTTGCTTGTTGCTTCTGTTGGGGATGATCTGCAGTACCACTTTGAACGGATGGCTCGAGAGAAGAATCAGCTGATCCTAGAAAACGAAGTCCTGGGCCGGAATATATCTCAGTTGTCTGAACAGCTGGAGCGCATGTCTATCCAGTGCGATGTGTGGCGCAGCAAATTCCTAGCAAGCAGGTATTGCCTCTTAGCGAGCTGTGCTTACAGTCTTCTCCTTCAGTCTCTTGTCACATATGCCCATTGCAACACCAGGGAGCAAGGACAGCCCCAACAACCATACTGACACCTACTATGAAATTTGGTACACAGAAAAGGTACAGAGAAAGTAAGTTACTTGTAAATCTGGATagttctgcttttcaaaggTGGATCCTAAACCCCCTAACCCCCTAACTATGGTTCTTGTCAATACAGTGAGAGAGGTTCTTAACTGATAGACTGTGTGCAGCCTAGGgtttaaaaatgtcttccagGACAGCTGTCTTGATGTGTCataaaagttaattttcatCCCCATCCCCCAGTGTGATATAATCGCTGGTTTGTGAAGAAGTGGATTTGGTGAAGAATTCCACTTACGGTGACTGGGAAGGGCAGCTCAGTATGGAAGACACAGTAGGGGCAACCTTACCTTATTTAACACCAGTTGTGTTAGAACCCTACTCTCACTTCTGTAACCACAGAATAATGGGTAGCAAAAGTCAGGAGAAGATCTTAAGTGGTCTTAAAGTGAGAATCTCATTTGACAATGGATTAGACTTTTAACTTGCTGTGGTTGTCTTACCAGATATGTAAATAGTGTTCCAGGATTTTTAATCTTATACTGTGCTTGGATGTAActaaattttaattataatgCTTAATTCATATTATAAAAAAGCCTTCCTGCTTGAAGGAAAGAGTTACAGTGTCCTCCCTTGAATTTGCTGGTCTTAAGAAGTTTCCACATATTGAGTGAATGTAAGTACTTGTGATAATCCTAGTTAGGCCAGTCCTCAGGTATCCTAATTCAACCTGTTTTCTTGGCATTAACAGAAGTTGTGAGAacagggagcagctccagggagagGCAGTGTGGCAGTGTACTTAGAGTAACACCCTTTGATACTGTAACATTCTGGTTTGTTGAGGTCTCAGATTTCTACCTGATTGTTGttaaaatgtaattctgttttttttccatttacagtATCTCAGGTATTTGAAATATGTGCTTGAGGGGTCTGTACCAAGTCCCATGGCATAGCAAAATATTACAAAAGTGGTCTTATTTGTAGCTCTTAAATACTCATTTTTGGTGTATATAACATCTAGCTCTTGTcccaaagaaaggcaaagaggtGAATAGAGTCTGTAGCCATAGCTGTCATCTTTGGAGACATGAAAAGATGTGATTACTGCATACTTGTGAGAACTGTTAGTAAAACAACAGGTGTTtagctttttctctctcagcatCCTTGTCCACCATGTTCCCAgggcattttaaaatgtcttagaTTTGCATTAAGTGACATAAAATGGTTTAATCTCAGTAAGTCAGAACATAATCCTCCACTGTAGTTAAACAGAATTGCTCTTAATTCATGTCCTTCATGATAAGGTTGATATCGGCCCTGTGTGTGGGCAGGGGGTGAGAACAGTAGCTTAATACTTGGTTTGAGCTGACAAATCATGGTCTGTAGTAGGACAAAGGTGACTTTCCAAGTGCTCACTTACTGATGGGAGGTTTCTCTTGCAGGGTTATGGCTGATGAGCTAACCAATACCAGAGCAATTCTTCAGCGTCAAACCAGGGATGCACAAAGTGCAATCCAGGACTTGCTGAATGAACGCGATCAGTTCCGTCAGGAGATGATTGACACACAGAAGTATGATTTTTCTAATCCAGGCTACGTCTGTGCAAACTTCATTTCTGTCAGCTTAGTCTAGGGCTGAGAAGAATCAAATAACTTTCCCCTGTTCCGGAGATAATCGACAAAGATCAATTATGCTGATGAATAGGACGGTCAGTTCTAAGTCTCTGAGTTGAAAGAACCAAAGTAGCAttaattctttcttccttcccctgagGTGTGAGATCTTAGGAGTAATATACTCTAGAACTGACATCCCTCATATCCTCAGGCTTTCTCTATTGAATCACTTACTTTCTCCTCTGTATCTTTCCAAAACATACAAATTCTTCTACCTGCATTGGCTTTCTAATGCTTGTCCTGTTAGATGTCAAATAAGTTTTACCAGTACTAAAACAGTTGGGGAGGCCTTGCCTTGGAGAATAGCCTCCTAGTTTTTAAACACTtcaaacttcctttttttttgttaccatTTGGCTTGTGCACTTAGTCTTAGGAAGAAACAATTCCTCTGAAGTGTCCTGATGgtacagagtaaaaaaaaaaaccactaatcatgctttttaaattttcctttctgcataGGCTGCTGGAAGAGCTGATGGTTTCTCTTCAATGGGGGAGACAGCAGACATACTATCCTAGTGCCCAGCCTTACACTACAACAGAGCTAGCAGCTGTGAATTGTAAGCTAGCCAAAGCTGTAAGCTCACATCTTCTTGGAAATGTGGGCACTAATAGTCCAAAAAAGACTTCAACAGCTGTGGAGTTCTGCAATACCCCTGCTGAGAAGATGGCTGAAATGGTAAGAACTTTTCATATCTCTCTCAGTACCATCCTCTTCCTAGAAAGAAGCACTTTGCTTTAAGGATTTAatactttgtctttttttaaaactatacaCAGGTGAAACATGCTGAATAAAGCTGttttctctcattaaaaaaaaagactacctcttcctccccccaaacaaaacaaccaaacaaacccacaaaaaataaaccacagaaataaaacaaaaagtgcaacaaacaaaccagaacaacatAAATAATATGATGATAAATACTGGTTTTTTCCCTGTCCCTAGCACCAAAAATAACTGGGTCAAAATTTGTTTAGAGTTAGTGTGTCAGGAAGAAGCCAACTGAAAATACTTCGAGTTTAGAAACGAAGTGGGAGAGGAAACCTAGTTCAGGTAGGAATATGTCATAACACTTCAGCAGTAGCTTCTGTTGCCTTAAAAATCAGTTCTGTTGAAAGTGGGTGGGAAACACAGAGAGAAGCTGTATTATTATCTATTAAGATAAGGCTTTGTTGCAGGAAGGTTGGTGTTTAAATAGCAAACTAGAGTAACAGTTAAGTCTAGAAGCAGTTGAATAATGTTTGAGCAGCAGGAGGTTGATGGTGCCTAGATATCTGTGTTGCCTAGTTTTGCTCAACTCTActaaaaatagatattttttaattctcaatAAATAAATGGTTTCTGATGGTCATTAATTTATTATCAGTACTTAATGTCTCTATATTGAGGGTCTGGATAGGTGGCTACTTAGTTTTCAACTTGAAAAACCTTGCTTCTGAGCAGAAAACCTTCTTAGTTGTTCACAGATAAACTCCATTAGATTGTATGGATATAATTTTATTCTCAACTTTCCCATCCTTAGGTGCTGCGTGtgctggatccagctgcacgTACAGAAGCATCAacagaagtttctttttctgagacTACTCCATCCTTCCTTTCCACAAAGAATATTGGAAGGTTTCACCCCTATACAAGATACGAAGATGTAACTTTCAATTGTTGCAATCACTGTCAAGGAGAGCTGATAGGTGTTTAAAAACACAGCCAATACAACCGTACCTGCAGTCTTTCTGAAGACTTACAGTAGTTGATGTTCATCAGGcttccctttttcctgtttctttccataATGGGTGGGTTTAATGTTGAAAATTATGCACTTagtgctctgctgcctcttgaAGTTAGGGACTGACAAGATTTCCCTAGCCTCTGGGATACTTCTACTACTTTTCAGTCTGGAAAGCTACTTCTTTTCTTCTACAAAGGCAAGACCAAAAATACTATTCTGTTCCAATTTTTAGAGTATAGAGATAGATGACCTTGACTATTTAAGGTTTTCTGTATTAATAGCAAATTCATTTAAATTTCTCTGTAGAGGGAGACAAAAGCCTAAATATACCAAAGTGAAGTGCTGATAggttatgttaaaaaaaaaaaaaaaaagaaaaagaaaaaaaggcaagggaagATGGTCagctttgtgctttttttaaaaaaaaagatcttagCCAAGGTGATGAACTGTCCCCAAGTTCAGCCTTTTAAATTCAGTATTAAAAAGGAGTATGTGCAATGAGTCTTCATAGCTGTAAGTTCTGAAAGTAAGAGCATATGCAACGTTGCAGCCCTCCTGGCAAGAAGGGGAAAGACTTTACATTAATTCTGGCTATAATATATAAATAGTACCAGGTTTAAAATAGATTCTGGAAAGCAGTGCAATGTGAGATTATTCGTGTTTTCATAAAGCTAAAATAATgggcttttctttcagcttctggAGTGAAGCTGTTGCGTAGCTGATCCTCAGCAGAGACCGATACACCTCCTTCAGCACACAGTGTTGACACCTGACCTAGCATTAGAACTCAGCCCTTGCCCAACTTCTTCCTGGGTGTTAAGGAAAGCTGAAGATAAGCACTAAGTTTGCAAAAGCACTAgtaacaaagtatttttttacttgtgtGATTTTATAATCTTGATAAAGGTTCAAAGCAGATAATCTGCTAAACCCAAAGAAGCCTGTTTACGTTGCTAATGTGAAGAGGAAAGGTAGGAGGATGCAAATATGTAtcttaatgttttaatttaatccCCAGATTTATTATATGTAGCTGTCTATTTTGTGGAAAGAGTTTCTTAAGTGATTGCTTTGACCCAGTCTTCCTTTGAATCTCCTGCCATGATCAGAATACATAAGTTCTTGCTGTTCCTGACCATGCTTTGGTTTGcatgaagaaaacaataaacTTTGCTTGCTTTCAAGTTGCATCTTTGGATTTAATATAGCTGCCTTTCTGACCTTGTTTTCTGTGCAGCATAAAAAGAACTGTGAAACACTGGACTGTAAAATCCTTCACTTTATTGGTGTGAGGTAATGAGCCAAGAAGCACTTCTTTTGTAGCTTATTACAATTAGGGAGGTACTGCAGACCTTTGCAAAGGTTCCCCCTGTGTTTGCTTGCGAGAGGCAAGAAGTATTTCTTGCCCTTGGTGACAGGGGAAGGTGCAGGAAGGTGCATGTTTTTCATTATCATATGAAATTTTCATTTCACGTCCATATCCTTTATCAATGCTGGTAAAAGCTGCAACACAGCACCCTCCAAACACCAGTCCTACCTCAATATGCCTGTAACTATCTATCTCCAAAATggtaagataaaaataatgacaaattgGCTTTGCATCTACTACACTTCCATCACTTACAGTactttcagaaaacactttGACTGGAGAAAATTATAATAATGCTGGATCATGAAACATGTTGGGAACGTAGCTGGACAGAATGTTCATCTTCCACTCACTTGATTTCATGAGTTATCTTTGCACGTTCCCTGACAAGCTAAAAATTTAGCTGGGTAAGGTGATACAGTTTATTATCATTAATTTAGCAAATCTGGGTATATATATACAAGGAATCCAGCTTCCTTCATATTGGTAGAGGTTACAATTCacacaacattttaatttcatggaGTAGAAAATACTGAATACAATTCACTTCAATAAGTTTCAAAAACTTGCACGTTCACATGCATGTTAGCATTCCAGTAGTTTTCCATTTCCACTTTCCCTGAACTAACAGTCCTCTGGTCCAGCCAGAATTAACAGCTGGTCAACGATCAGTAGAAAGTAGTacaagaaacagcattttccaaCAACATAACACCTTGTACAGTATCCAtcacaagcagcagcaaacaccaATACTACTCCAGCAAAAACTGAACATTTTACGTAATAGCCTGCATCCAGGAATTCATGTTGGAGTTGAGAATAAAGTGCCTTTTAAAGACAAGAATGTGTATTTGCAAAGCTTGTTTAGATTTGGTCAAACCAAGAAGATCCCTGAGTTATACATAAAAGCAGGCTTTTCAATAAAATCATAAATAAATAGTTGGTAAAATCATTGTCATTAACAGGAATCATCAAGCTTGcttgaaagttttaaaaactccacaaaaagca carries:
- the BLZF1 gene encoding golgin-45, which codes for MTSLEKVLVDDASSPIRGPGDGMETEQTAESVEAITGANTTNPHTHQSPHKKTVSSLSPGVLQLGKVHADKSVEIEAVRILVPKAAITHVVPTKNTKVAKSVGLKGDPFHQSDGATDPRKEQIELKNAIEKLKNSEKRLLQDKEGLSNQLRIQTEVNRELKKLLVASVGDDLQYHFERMAREKNQLILENEVLGRNISQLSEQLERMSIQCDVWRSKFLASRVMADELTNTRAILQRQTRDAQSAIQDLLNERDQFRQEMIDTQKLLEELMVSLQWGRQQTYYPSAQPYTTTELAAVNCKLAKAVSSHLLGNVGTNSPKKTSTAVEFCNTPAEKMAEMVLRVLDPAARTEASTEVSFSETTPSFLSTKNIGRFHPYTRYEDVTFNCCNHCQGELIGV